The genome window GGAGCTGGAGGACCGGGTGGCCTACCTGCTCAAGGTGGTGGGGCTGCGGCCCGAGTACATGAACCGCTATCCCCACGCCTTCAGCGGCGGCCAGCGCCAGCGCATCGGCATCGCCCGGGCCCTGGCCCTCAATCCCCAGCTCATCGTGCTGGATGAGCCGGTCTCCGCGCTGGATGTGTCGGTCCAGGCCCAGATCCTGAACCTGCTCCAGGACCTCCAGAAGGAATTCGGCCTGACCTACCTCTTCATCGCCCATGACCTCAGCGTGGTGGAACACATCAGCGACCGGGTTGCGGTGATGTACGTGGGCCAGTTGGTGGAAAGCGCCACCACCGAAGAGCTCTACCTGCGGCCCCTCCACCCGTACACCGAGGCGCTGCTTTCCGCTGTGCCCAAGCCCGACCCCAAGGACCGCACGGAGCCCATCGTCCTGCCCGGCGATGTGGCCGACCCGGCCAACCCGCCCAGCGGCTGCTACTTCCATCCCCGCTGCCGCTACAACGACGGCAAGCGCTGTGTAACTGAAACGCCAACCCTGCGGGAGGTCCGGCCCAGTCACTTTGTGCGCTGTCACTACGCCGGCGAGCTCAACCTGGTGGGTGTAGACGGCTCCCACGGCTGAGGAGGTCCGGACAGCCAGGTTCTCGGAGAATGATCCTGCCGGTGATGGCAGGTGGTGAGGAGGTATCATGAAGGTCATGCTGGCGATCCCACCCAACTGGACACCTACCATGCCCCATCTGGCGCTGCCCACGTTGACGGGCTACCTGCGCGGCCAGGGGGTGGAGGTGATCCAGCGGGATCTGAACCTGGAAGTCTTCGACGAGATCCTCACCCGAGACTACCAGCGCCAGGCCCTGGAGCAGCTACGGGAAGAATATGGCCCGGCCGGCAACCGTCGGCCCCGCCGGCCGGCCCCTGCCCCGCCGGCGCAGGTCCAGTGGGCCCTCCATTCGGGGCCCCAACTGGCGGCCCAGGTGGAGCAGGCCAAGCGGCTCCTGCGCAGCGATGCCTTTTTCGACGGGCCGGTGGGGTTGCGGGCTTTCCAGGTCATCGCCAACTGTCTGGCCATCGCCTCCTTGCCCTTTTACCCCGCCTCCCTCCACCTGCAGAGCTACGAGGCGGCCTTCCCGGTGGACAGCAGTCGGGCCCTGCGGCGCAGTGTTCGGGATCCCCAGCACAACATCTTCATCGACATCTTCCGCCGGGGCATCCTGGCCGACATCATGCGGGAAAAGCCCGACATTGTGGGCATCTCCATTCCCTCCATGCCCCAGATGCTGGCGGGCATGACCCTGGCCTCCCTGATCAAGGCGGCGGGCCTTCCCTGTCACGTCACCGTGGGTGGGCCCCACATCAGCATGTTGCGGGATGAGCTGCCCAAGGTGCCGGCCGTCTTTGAGTGGATCGACAGCGCCGTGGTCTTCGACGGCGAAGTCCCCTTGCTGCGGCTGGCCGAGGCGCTGGATGGCAACGGGGATCTCTCCGCCGTGCCCAACCTCATCTATCGGGACGGCAACCAGATCCGGGTGACCCCCCGCAAGAAGCCGGAGAAGATCACCGACCTGCCGCCGCCGGACTTTGATGGCCTGCCCCTGGATCGGTACCTGGCTCCCCGGCTGGCCCTCCCCCTCCTCACCGCCCGGGGCTGCTATTTCGGCAAATGTGCCTTCTGTAACGTGGGTTATGGCGAGCCGGAAAACTTCAGTCAGTTGCGGGCCGAGCAACTGGTGGAGCAGATGCTCGACCTCCGGCGACGATACGGCATTCGCCACATCTTTTTCTCAGACGAAGCCATCACCCCCCGAAATC of Litorilinea aerophila contains these proteins:
- a CDS encoding ABC transporter ATP-binding protein gives rise to the protein MSSVETKTPGGAQAAAANTPDRAKVLLEVKNLKKYFPIKRGFFSKTVGHVKAVDDVSFYVRSGETLGLVGESGCGKTTTGRVILRAIDPTAGEIWFEDQDMGRVNVATLEPQQLKRLRRNMQMVFQDPYSSLNPRMTLLQNVGEPLLVNKVASGKELEDRVAYLLKVVGLRPEYMNRYPHAFSGGQRQRIGIARALALNPQLIVLDEPVSALDVSVQAQILNLLQDLQKEFGLTYLFIAHDLSVVEHISDRVAVMYVGQLVESATTEELYLRPLHPYTEALLSAVPKPDPKDRTEPIVLPGDVADPANPPSGCYFHPRCRYNDGKRCVTETPTLREVRPSHFVRCHYAGELNLVGVDGSHG
- a CDS encoding B12-binding domain-containing radical SAM protein yields the protein MKVMLAIPPNWTPTMPHLALPTLTGYLRGQGVEVIQRDLNLEVFDEILTRDYQRQALEQLREEYGPAGNRRPRRPAPAPPAQVQWALHSGPQLAAQVEQAKRLLRSDAFFDGPVGLRAFQVIANCLAIASLPFYPASLHLQSYEAAFPVDSSRALRRSVRDPQHNIFIDIFRRGILADIMREKPDIVGISIPSMPQMLAGMTLASLIKAAGLPCHVTVGGPHISMLRDELPKVPAVFEWIDSAVVFDGEVPLLRLAEALDGNGDLSAVPNLIYRDGNQIRVTPRKKPEKITDLPPPDFDGLPLDRYLAPRLALPLLTARGCYFGKCAFCNVGYGEPENFSQLRAEQLVEQMLDLRRRYGIRHIFFSDEAITPRNLKHLSALLRELGAPIHWGGCARFEKVIDAELLQNMYAGGCRMILFGLESASEPIIQAMVKGTELEHMSRILRESSAAGIWNHTFFFFGFPGETLEDAQETVNFIYAHKEHIHSAALGTFLMERYSPAHRFPELYGVKRIIEDPDKDLAIYFDYEVERGMDDKMAERVEAHFLNSLPVKPYPQFYVSDVYRFLYASHLSDQGVPLPPWLATEVPVASAGL